A stretch of Besnoitia besnoiti strain Bb-Ger1 chromosome V, whole genome shotgun sequence DNA encodes these proteins:
- a CDS encoding hypothetical protein (encoded by transcript BESB_059650), with translation MKEKARRQQESSGNRPEVRERKERLSQRVLQIVKAGKQQKTEMPYEGVLPLCRSDEDEMERRGRRTRLATRTAGTRAPTTKMKWAQGQKMANSSSRNGSYSRRRRGPVGEPHASTKREESDERSGGGAAGCDGATPHASKLPRQVKLSCEGCQEAKKKRGSEERKRTEERKRELSR, from the coding sequence ATGAAGgaaaaggcgaggagacaacAGGAGAGCAGCGGAAACAGGCCAGAAGTacgcgagaggaaagaacGACTCTCGCAGCGCGTGTTGCAAATAGTGAAGGCAGGAAAACAACAGAAAACAGAAATGCCCTACGAAGGagttctgcctctctgcaggagcgacgaggatgagatggagaggcgcggccggcggacgcggctCGCGACGAGGACTGCAGGAACGCGGGCACCGACGACGAAGATGAAGTGGGCGCAGGGGCAGAAAATGGCGAATTCTTCTTCCCGAAACGGCAGCTACTCTCGCAGGAGACGAGGGCCGGTCGGGGAGCCTCACGCCTCAACAAaacgagaagagagcgacgaaaGAAGTGGAGGGGGAGCCGCAGGATGCGATGGAGCAACTCCTCATGCATCGAAACTGCCAAGACAGGTCAAACTGTCCTGCGAGGGTTGTcaagaagcgaagaagaagcgaggcagcgaagagaggaagagaaccgaggagagaaaacgagagcTCTCTCGCTGA
- a CDS encoding IgA-specific metalloendopeptidase (encoded by transcript BESB_059660), with protein sequence MAPADASGSAAGGSCRAFLSSVPAAPAASDDAGYEIDCVDDCPCIKFQHASKLHLSAASSLAPALASASALPSLLSGARCLDSVCLLHCCDALLLPASGNIIAVDATEAACGAFQYRGHLSLSQPGEASPGNADDEFPSLLLPSPDARLLAVAVGSKVKLVQTGRCMDSAGALDREKTRRSCCVCDGAELLTLATFAASVKDLSWICDRQAVGEKGYGRALGLAVVTEDGEAFIVSPEAGTRAFALPAHALAIQALPMRGPSEEEEGHSPPAAVVSCCAPASLWLVGLQALAESAGAPAEQEGLPAGGGAARSDEEPLYNFCGDRRVQGELAKAAMQQRRSRIMIEGLEEIDGFEEEGEALQKGLGRFVGLQPLAASATAGASADLVVPVALAWLVPDAQLCGAGDADESEEAAAAEPCLDPLRGGADGSRDEDESWSSFILFGSLWRRPRVDGEAEVIFRVYAASRNELFLRAVDASTRCRFMWIPEWRALWVFSNACTQVICFALPDFFSKPASPADASVSFGSAPRPWKCFMMPEGRGLETADEDAFPQGLALFVNFREKMFRENATTDTPALERPPVFFLLQSDGEVCVHLADCCECFVDDAGVGKEIPLLPRLEWAPPPSLSRLADWRDAYGRAREAAKKASPEKESARPDVSAAAVSNAASPSSPAAPPPPASSTPSLFASSPLFASSPLFASSLLPAQQKQPTSSLFGLGTAQAPSLFSSAPASSALPPCLFSSSSPSLSPPASLFAAYSAPAAPAFAAAPPQTAGVAPGSSPDSSSSQAAPLVPTLEPELGKKADKCVKKERGGNSAKESTPADARRVELRVSGKKGCCTHCGARPDAKGSSQRAWGSLRRREEGKKREQEKRRARREQEKNTSLSTAAKAASAAAEATLAAARGKKGLDRVGEEKAKKIRVPLTQEQTDMIQLLDEFETRKATFCSFSRFLPASLFRPLLLSLRCFETALRRDERREVLHSTAASACSSAASLTSLLKARGLGAGADPGETGGAESPLDKSGVFLLPVVAASVADAKTSADELQRENDRLRERQEEIEQLARRLQQTQQQLAAWRECLEAVRDHLRLRALALAATPESRGERADDEATQAAAEAFHSGEGGSAEERLTEESVVACMYDLQKAWAERDNLLRALAALQAQGMGDCSQEAQGGEREDALIKLESALLRDQRHLRLLLQRFRFFGALESCGWCAMSGGAEGPRPAPLSALRGWRPSRGGDFETGAGAKAEGEARPSQGRKPGCYGMRLEWLDDDDSGNECAEKREESAQHSGLEDAQRATSSAARPFVHFPAADLRAEGVPRSSGVSGAAPVRPSSALSVSLFGDNADVIAGGSTTAGLLRPRIGFAGAARSAEKHRVEAAMAQLQQAVSTFLASTRQLESQLAKLEWAAADLESPAAPSSPQPPMEAAAEPSSVFASSLALLRARLHLQESGEAKEASVGPQAERENAQLASGSSAFSHSVDAERQRLEERRRLRVQLLEAWRSAAPLSRKEAEATAEDEAFSETEEEEVEEEEEDEEDSEDEAELLEDEEEDSDFGDFSEEETESDRSWEPVSGSASYRERVLRGASSEKPKAGVSKTHRRRWNASEEGCLSARSSEDSDFSPGLDSLSAGSSSPSFSSSLQNLSSRGQSPRASGDFSDSLSPGEDEEDLASSGGSESGSEDGEEDDATQETREEEVPGKEDRKPGFSQLLPASPFSPTVNAAGNPALPASISAPASLFASSPLFSKPALFASGTAPASTQADLEPVTPHPAPLPKSAPLPPQPTATSESAPLPPQHTATSKSAPLPPEPFAALKSAPLPPEPTATSKSAPLPPDPTAASKSVPLPPEPTATSKSAPLPPDPTAASKCVPLPPEPIASTKSVPLPPETFAALKSVPLPPEPTACTKSAPLPPEPFAALKSVPLPPEPIASTKSAPLPPEPFAALKSVPLPPEPIASTKSVPLPPEPFAALKSVPLPPEPSASTKSAPLPPDPTVASKSAPLPPEPIASSKSAPLPPEPFATSKSAPLPPDPTAASKCVPLPAEPTACTKSAPLPPEPFAASKSVRLPAEPTASTKSAPLPPEPFAALKSVPLPPEPIASSKSAPLPPEPFAASKSVPLPPEPTASRMSAPLPPEPTAALKSAPLPPELTATSKSAPLPPEPFAASKCVPLPPEPTACTKSAPLPPDPTAASKCVPLPAEPTACTKSAPLPPEPFAALKSVPLPPEPTASTKSARLPPEPFAALKSVPLPPEPFAASKSVPLPPEPSASTKSAPLPPDPTVASKSAPLPPEPTATTKSAPLSPDPTAASQAGVEVNALDEKETGSEADSSAAAVEREEAEERRSGVHQSVPLPPALSARPTAGAAASSALHAPTVEAMNSEAQKKCETAEKDAGGETAKLGDAPLASSTGLAAASPSPSPASSLFGAPSTASPFSGFGVQTSSPGAGGLFRGSSASPAAGAQTGSSFFTGTFDAKPSASALSSLFGENKLDLKSLGESLSAPLPMTSGFAGSSFLSGGLFGTTPSASSSSFASSSSGAPEGAADSDREAAGGGGLLSVLSGSQPSTFSSSLSSPFGAVSTTGGFGAAGSSTSPFSTPFGAVAGGRGGAPSVSFKDIAVDDLSIGQRQTYSFGMADNSSNLSSVQLGGSPLGASPPSATGGTGFAGLAPGGSGGFASFSSSATPTGGAFAALAAQTPAGSSFFPSSSPAFPSPAGNGAFTGASGFGSSPPSNAPPAASSPFGGGLSSDGGFGSPPAGAGSSFQGANNWGAGGAATFGSLGSSPQNAFGASPSAFPSSFSSFSSSSPSGFASFANAGSTNAAAGASPAAAVPGAGSGSLWSRPRTSNPLN encoded by the exons AtggcgcccgcggacgcgagcggctccgcggctggGGGGAGCTGTCGTGcgttcctctcctctgtccctgccgcccccgcggccagcgacgacgcaggctaCGAGATTGACTGTGTGGACGACTGCCCCTGCATCAAATTTCAACACG CGTCGAAGCTCcatctctctgcggcgtcttcgctggcgcctgccctcgcgtcggcgtctgcgctcccgtcgctgctctctggcgcgcggTGTTTAGACAGCGTGTGTCTGCTCCATTgctgcgacgcgctgctCCTTCCCGCGAGCGGAAACATCATCGCAGTcgacgcgacggaggcggcttGCGGGGCTTTTCAGTACCGCGGGCACCTTTCGCTGTCGCAgccgggcgaggcgagcccAGGAAACGCGGATGACGAGTTTCCCTCGCTTCTGCTTCCAAGCcccgacgcgcgcctgctcgccgtcgcggtggGCTCCAAAGTCAAGCTCGTTCAGACCGGTCGGTGTATGGACTCTGCCGGCGCTTTGGACAGAGAAAAAACCCGACGatcctgctgcgtctgcgacgGAGCAGAGCTCCTGACACTTGCCACATTCGCCGCCTCTGTGAAGGATCTATCTTGGATCTGCGACAGGCAGGCGGTGGGAGAGAAAGGATAcggccgcgccctcggcctcgccgtcgtgaccgaagacggcgaggccttcATCGTCTCTCCTGAGGCAGGAACGCGAGCTTTTGCGCTCCCTGCGCACGCCTTGGCGATTCAGGCGCTCCCAATGCGCGGCCCtagcgaggaggaggaaggacaCTCGCCTCCGGCCGCGGTcgtcagctgctgcgccccGGCGTCGCTTTGGCTCGTTGGGctccaggcgctcgcggagagcgccggcgcgccggccgagcAGGAGGGCCTTCCggcgggcggaggagccgcgcgctccgATGAAGAGCCTTTGTACAACTTCTGTGGAGACCGGCGCGTGCAGGGAGAgctggcgaaggcggcgatgCAGCAGAGGCGGTCGCGAATCATGATCGAGGGCCTGGAGGAGATTGACGGCttcgaagaggagggcgaggcgcttcagaAGGG CCTGGGCCGCTTCGTAGGGCTGCAGcccctcgcggcgtcggcaaccgcaggcgcgtctgcggatCTCGTCGTGCCTGTCGCGCTGGCGTGGCTGGTGCCCGATGCGCAGctgtgcggcgcgggcgacgcagacgagagcgaagaggcggccgcggcggagccctGCCTCGACccgcttcgcggcggcgcagacggttcgcgcgacgaggacgagtcGTGGAGCAGCTTCATTCTGTTTGGGTCGCTCtggcgccgtcctcgcgtGGACGGCGAGGCTGAAGTCATCTTCCGCGTCTACGCCGCGAGCCGCAACGagctcttcctccgcgccgttGACGCCTCCACGCGGTGCCGGTTCATGTGGATTCCGGAGTGGCGAGCTCTTTGGGTTTTCAGcaatgcatgcacgcaggTCATCTGCTTCGCTCTGCCAGACTTCTTCTCGAAgccggcctcgccggcggacgcCAGCGTGAGCTTTGGATCGGCACCCCGGCCCTGGAAGTGCTTCATGATgcccgaaggccgcggcctcgagaccgccgacgaagacgcgTTCCCGCAGGGCCTCGCACTCTTTGTGAACTTTAGAGAAAAAATGTTcagagaaaacgcgacaACCGACACGCCCGCCCTCGAACGCCCccccgtcttcttccttctccagTCAGACG GCGAAGTCTGCGTGCATTTGGCAGACTGCTGCGAGTGCTTCGTagacgacgccggcgtcggGAAGGAGattccgctgctgccgcggctcgagTGGGCGCCTCCACCGTCATTATCACGCCTCGCAGACTGGCGAGACGCCTatggccgcgcgcgcgaagccgcgaaaaAAGCGAGCccagagaaagagagcgcACGCCCGgatgtctccgccgcggctgtctcaaacgcggcgtcgccgtcctcccccgcggcgccgcctcctccagcctcctcgacgccttcgctcttcgcgtcttcgcctctcttcgcgtcttcgcctctcttcgcgtcttctttgCTTCCTGCAcagcagaagcagccgaCATCTTCACTTTTTGGATTGGGGACTGCTCAAGCGCCCAGTCTCTTCTCGTCCGCtcctgcctcctcggcgttGCCTCCGTGTttgttctcttcttcttcgccttcgctctctccgcctgcgtcgctgttCGCGGCCTATTCTGCGCCAGCGGCTCCAGCTTttgcggcggctccgccgcagactgCGGGAGTAGCTCCAGGGAGCAGCCCAGACTCCAGTTcctcgcaggcagcgccgcttGTGCCGACTTTGGAGCCCGAGCTGGGCAAGAAGGCGGACAAGTGCGTGAAGaaggagcgaggaggaaactCTGCAAAGGAATCGActcccgcagacgcgaggcgcgttGAACTCCGAGTTTCAGGCAAGAAGGGATGCTGCACACACTGCGGAGCTCGGCCTGACGCGAAGGGCAGCAGCCAGCGAGCCTGGGGCTCCCTGAGGCGTCGCGaagaggggaagaagagggagcaAGAAAAgagacgggcgcgccgcgagcaaGAGAAAAACACCTCGCTGTCCACAGCAGCCAAGGCAGCGAgtgcggccgccgaagcgacgctggcagcggcgcgaggcaagAAGGGATTGGACCGCGTcggagaggaaaaagcgaagaagatCAGAGTCCCTCTGACTCAAGAACAAACAGATATGATTCAACTTCTCGACGAG TtcgagacgcggaaggccactttctgctccttctcgcgcttcctgcccgcgtcgctctttcgtccgctgctgctgtctctgcgctgcttcgaaaccgccctgcgccgcgacgagcggCGCGAAGTCCTCCACAGCACAGCTGCCAGTGCCTGTtcgtccgctgcctcgctgacCTCGCTCCTGAAGGCGCGTGGCCtaggcgcgggcgcggatcCGGGTGAGACGGGGGGGGCGGAAAGCCCTCTGGACAAGTCAGGCGTCTTTCTGCTACCAgtcgtcgcggcgagcgTTGCCGATGCGAAGACGTCGGCGGACGAGCTTCAGCGGGAGAACGACAGGCTCCGGGAGCGCCAAGAGGAGATTGAGCAactcgcgcggaggctgcagcagacgcagcagcagctggctgCCTGGCGGGAGTGCCTGGAGGCCGTCCGCGACcacctgcgcctccgcgccctcgccctcgccgcgacgccagagagccgcggggagagggcggacgacgaagcgacgcaggccgccgcggaggccttccacagcggagagggggggagcgcTGAGGAGAGGCTGACTGAGGAGAGCGTTGTGGCGTGCATGTACGACCTGCAAAAGGCGTGGGCAGAGCGCGACAACCTACTCCGCGCGCTAgccgctctgcaggcgcagggaATGGGCGACTGCAGTcaagaggcgcagggcggcgaacgcgaagacgcgctgaTAAA GTTGGAGAGCGCCCTTTTGCGCGACCAGCGCcatctgcgcctgctgctgcagcgattccgcttcttcggcgcgctCGAGTCCTGCGGCTGGTGCGCTATGAGCGGTGGCGCCGAGGgccctcgccctgcgcctctgtccgcgctgcgtggctggcggccgagtcgcggcggagacttCGAGACTGGCGCCGGGGCgaaggcagaaggcgaggcgaggccttcACAGGGGCGGAAGCCTGGCTGCTACGGCATGCGGCTCGAGTGGCtggacgacgacgacagcgGAAACGAATGTGCGGAGAAACGCGAAGAGAGTGCCCAGCATAGCGGCCTCGAAGACGCACAGCGCGCCAcgtcttccgctgcgcgtcCTTTTGTGCACTTCCCAGCTGCCGACCTCCGAGCCGAAGGCGtcccgcgcagcagcggcgtctccggcgcggcgcccgtgaGACCCTCCTCGGCGCTTTCTGTTTCGCTCTTTGGCGACAACGCGGACGTGATCGCAGGGGGGTCCACGACGGCAGGCCTCCTGAGACCGCGGATCggcttcgcgggcgcagcgcggtCTGCCGAGAAACACAGGGTGGAGGCGGCCatggcgcagctgcagcaggctgTGAG CACATTCCTCGCGTCAACTCGACAGCTGGAGAGCCAGTTGGCGAAGCTCgagtgggcggcggcggacctGGAGTCCccggctgcgccgtcgtctccgcagcccccgatggaggccgccgccgaaccCTCGAGCGTGTTCGCCTCGTCCCTCGCCCttctgcgcgctcgcctccatcTGCAAGAGTCCGGGGAGGCAAAAGAGGCGTCCGTCGGGCCTCAGgcagagcgagaaaacgcgcagCTAGCATCAGGTTCCTCTGCCTTTTCGCATTCCGTGGATGCGGAAAGGCAGAGGctagaagagagaagaaggctcCGGGTGCAGCTGCTCGAGGCGTggaggtcggcggcgccgctcagccgcaaagaagcagaggcgacggcagaagacgaagcgttcagcgagacggaggaagaagaagtcgaggaagaagaggaagatgaagaggacagcgaagacgaggcggagctgctggaggacgaagaggaagataGCGACTTTGGAGACTTCTCCGAAGAGGAAACCGAAAGCGATCGCAGCTGGGAGCCTGTGAGTGGAAGCGCGTCGTATCGAGAGAgagtcctccgcggcgcctcctctgagAAGCCGAAGGCAGGCGTCTCGAAGACGCACAGGCGGCGATGGaacgcgagcgaagaaggctgCCTCTCAGCGCGTTCGTCGGAGGACAGCGACTTCTCGCCGGGCCTCGACTCGCTTTCGGCGGgctcgtcgtctccctccttctcctcgtctcttcAGAACCTCTCCTCCCGCGGCCAGTCCCCCAGAGCCTCAGGCGACTTTTCAGACTCCCTCTCACCTggggaagacgaagaggacctggcgtccagcggcgggtcggagagcggcagcgaagacggcgaggaggacgacgcgacgcaggagacgcgggaggaggaggtcCCAGGCAAAGAGGACAGGAAGCCAGGCTTCTCACAGCTTCTgcccgcctctcccttctcaCCGACAGTCAACGCTGCAGGGAACCCGGCTCTGCCTGCGTCCATCTCCGCGCCAGCGTCCTTATTTGCCTCTTCGCCCCTATTCTCCAAGCCCGCACTCTTCGCGTCGGGCACCGCGCCTGCATCCACCCAAGCCGATTTGGAGCCCGTTACTCCTCACCCTGCTCCCTTACCTAAGTCTGCACCGCTGCCTCCTCAACCCACCGCAACTTCAGAATCTGCACCGCTGCCTCCTCAACACACCGCGACTTCGaagtctgcgccgcttcctcctgagCCCTTCGCGGCTTTGAaatccgcgcctctccctcccgagCCTACCGCGACTTCAAAatctgcgccgcttcctcctgaTCCCACTGCGGCTTCGAAGTCTGTGCCACTTCCTCCCGAGCCTACCGCGACTTCAAAAtctgcgccgctccctcctgATCCCACTGCGGCTTCGAAGTgtgtgcctctccctcccgagCCTATCGCTTCTACTAAGTCTGTGCCGCTCCCGCCTGAGACCTTCGCGGCTTTGAAGTCTGTGCCTCTCCCCCCCGAGCCTACCGCTTGTACTaagtctgcgccgctccctcctgAGCCCTTCGCGGCTTTGAAATctgtgcctctccctcccgagCCTATCGCTTCTACTAAGTCTGCTCCGCTCCCTCCTGAGCCCTTCGCGGCTTTGAAGTctgtgcctctccctcccgagCCTATCGCTTCTACTAAGTCTGTGCCGCTCCCGCCTGAGCCCTTCGCGGCTTTGAAGTctgtgcctctccctcccgagCCCTCCGCTTCTACTaagtctgcgccgctccctcctgATCCCACTGTGGCTTCGAaatccgcgcctctccctcccgagCCTATCGCTTCTAGTAAgtcggcgccgctccctcctgAGCCCTTCGCGACTTCAAAAtctgcgccgctccctcctgATCCCACTGCGGCTTCGAAGTGTGTGCCTCTCCCTGCCGAGCCTACCGCTTGTACTaagtctgcgccgcttcctcctgagCCCTTCGCGGCTTCGAAGTCTGTGCGTCTCCCTGCCGAGCCTACCGCTTCTACTaagtctgcgccgctccctcctgAGCCCTTCGCGGCTTTGAAGTctgtgcctctccctcccgagCCTATCGCTTCTAGTAAgtcggcgccgctccctcctgagcccttcgcggcttcgaagtctgtgcctctccctcccgagCCTACCGCTTCTAGAatgtctgcgccgctccctcctgAGCCCACTGCGGCTTTGAAAtccgcgccgcttcctcccgaGCTTACCGCGACTTCAAAatctgcgccgcttcctcctgagcccttcgcggcttcgaagtgtgtgcctctccctcccgagCCTACCGCTTGTACTaagtctgcgccgcttcctcctgaTCCCACTGCGGCTTCGAAGTGTGTGCCTCTCCCTGCCGAGCCTACCGCTTGTACTaagtctgcgccgcttcctcctgagCCCTTCGCGGCTTTGAAGTctgtgcctctccctcccgagCCTACCGCTTCTACTAAGTCTGCGCGGCTCCCTCCTGAGCCCTTCGCGGCTTTGAAGTctgtgcctctccctcccgagCCCTTCGCGGCTTCAAAGTctgtgcctctccctcccgagCCCTCCGCTTCTACTaagtctgcgccgctccctcctgATCCCACTGTGGCTTCGAaatccgcgcctctccctcccgagCCTACCGCGACTACTAAGTCTGCGCCGCTTTCCCCTGATCCtacggcggcgtcgcaggctgGCGTTGAAGTCAACGCACTGGACGAAAAGGAAacaggcagcgaagcagaTAGTAGTGCAGCGGCTgttgagagagaggaggcagaagagaggaggtCGGGTGTGCATCAAAGCGtccccctccctcctgcgCTCTCAGCGAGGCCTActgcgggcgctgccgcctcgtccgctcTCCACGCACCGACCGTGGAGGCAATGAATAGTGAGGCACAAAAGAAATGCGAGACGGCAGAAAAAGACGCCGGGGGTGAGACGGCAAAGCTCGGAGATGCTCCGTTGGCAAGCAGCACGGgtctcgctgctgcttccccgtctccctcgcctgcaTCGTCTCTGTTTGGCGCCCCTTCGACTGCGTCTCCGTTCTCCGGCTTTGGGGTCCAGACCTCGTCCccgggcgcggggggccTGTTTCGGGGCTCGTCCGCCTCCCCAGCCGCGGGAGCACAGACGGGTTCGAGCTTCTTCACAGGCACGTTTGACGCGAAGCCGAGTGCCTCGGCGTTGTCTTCGCTGTTTGGCGAGAACAAACTCGATCTGAAGAGCCTGGGCGAGTCGCTTTCTGCACCGCTGCCTATGACGTCGGGCTTCGCCGGCAGCTCGTTCCTCTCTGGGGGCCTCTTCGGCACCacgccctcggcgtcctcttcgtcgttcgcctcgtcgtccagCGGGGCGCCTgagggcgcagcagacagcgacagagaggctgcaggcggcgggggcctACTGTCTGTGCTGTCTGGCTCCCAGCCTTCGaccttctcgtcttctctctcctcgccgtttGGTGCGGTGAGCACCACAGGGGGCTTTGGTGCCGCAGGCAGCTCCACTTCGCCGTTCTCGACGCCGTTTGGCGCCGTagcgggcggccgcggcggcgcaccgTCGGTCTCCTTCAAGGACATCGCCGTGGATGACCTCAGCATCGGGCAGCGCCAGACCTACAGCTTCGGCATG GCTGACAACAGCAGCAACCTCTCCTCGGTGCAGCTGGGAGGGAGCCCGCTgggcgcctccccccccagcGCGACGGGCGGAACTGgcttcgcgggcctcgcgcccggcGGCA GCGGCGGTTTCGCTTcgttctcttcctccgcgactccgacgggcggcgctttcgctgcgctcgcggcccAGACTCCCGCGGGTTCGAgtttctttccttcttcttcgcctgcgtttcCCTCTCCGGCGGGCAACGGGGCTTTCACGGGGGCCTCGGGTTTcggctcctcgccgccgtcgaacgcgccgccggcagcctcgtcgcccttcggcggcggcctgagcagcgacggaggctttggctcgccgccggcaggcgcggggTCCTCCTTCCAAGGCGCGAACAActggggggcggggggagcaGCGACTTTCGGCTCGCTGGGAAGCTCGCCGCAGAACGctttcggcgcctcgccgtcggccttcccctcctctttctcttcgttctcctcttcgtcgccctccggcttcgcctccttcgcgaaCGCAGGCTCGacgaacgccgccgcgggcgcctccccTGCGGCAGCTGTTCCAGGGGCGGGCTCGGGCAGCCTGTGGAGCAGGCCGCGGACCTCGAACCCGCTGAACTAG